In Falco biarmicus isolate bFalBia1 chromosome 7, bFalBia1.pri, whole genome shotgun sequence, a single window of DNA contains:
- the ADPGK gene encoding ADP-dependent glucokinase isoform X1 — protein MWQRSVCVGLLALALGYLCLLGPELPPSALRHLSASLLGGLRRARSLEGRMVAAWQAAIVRPARGWARVAVGVNACVDVVLSGVKLLEALGLEPGDGKNHAVLNSRQDLKEAFAYFMEKGAAAERFFSNTESFHHIARTASEYPGAQLYVGGNAALIGQKLATNPDLKILLCGPVGPKLHELLDDNVIVPPESMQERDEFHLILEYQAGEEWGQVRAPNANRFIFSHDLSNGALNMLEVFVSSLDEFQPDLVVLSGLHMMEGQSKEMRQRRLMEAVASISDIPTDIPIHLELASMTDQDFMSNIMHQQVFPLVNSIGLNEQELLFLTQSASGPHASLASWSGVPDVGVVSDILFWILKEHGKTAERASDLTRIHFHTLAYHILVTVDGYWGNQVAAVAAGARAAGTQACATETIDTSKVFLKAPLEFVTSQIEAPSKISLNPDEPVVHWHREGISFHFTPVLVCKDPVRTVGLGDAISAEGLLYSEVYPQ, from the exons ATGTGGCAGAGGTCGGTGTGTGTGGGCCTACTGGCCCTGGCGCTGGGCTACCTGTGCCTCCTGGGCCCCGAGCTGCCCCCCTCAGCGCTGCGGCACCTCTCCGCCtcgctgctgggggggctgcgccGCGCCCGCTCCCTGGAGGGCCGCATGGTGGCGGCCTGGCAGGCGGCTATCGTCCGCCCGGCGCGCGGCTGGGCGCGCGTCGCCGTCGG cGTCAATGCCTGTGTAGACGTGGTTCTGTCTGGTGTGAAGCTGTTAGAGGCGCTCGGTCTTGAACCTGGGGATGGAAAAAATCATGCCGTCCTGAACTCCAGACAGGACCTGAAAGAAGCATTTGCTTACTTCATGGAAAAAGGGGCAGCTGCCGAGCGCTTCTTCAGCAACACAGAGTCTTTCCATCACATTGCACGGACAGCCTCTGAGTACCCAGGTGCACAG CTTTACGTAGGAGGAAATGCTGCTCTCATCGGTCAGAAGCTTGCAACAAATCCAGATCTGAAG aTCCTCCTTTGTGGCCCAGTTGGTCCTAAACTCCATGAACTACTTGATGACAATGTGATTGTACCACCTGAATCCATGCAGGAAAGAGATGAATTCCATCTTATCTTGGAGTATCAAGCAG GTGAAGAGTGGGGACAAGTGAGAGCACCCAATGCCAATCGCTTCATCTTCTCCCATGACCTGTCAAATGGCGCCTTAAATATGCTGGAAGTGTTTGTGTCCAGCTTGGATGAATTTCAGCCAGATCTTGTTGTGCTTTCAGGACTTCACATGATGGAAGGGCAGAGCAAGGAGATGCGACAGAGACGACTTATGGAG GCTGTGGCCTCCATCTCCGACATCCCTACTGACATTCCCATACACCTGGAGTTGGCCAGTATGACTGATCAAGATTTTATGAGCAACATTATGCATCAG CAGGTCTTTCCCCTGGTGAACTCCATTGGGCTGAACGAACAGGAGCTGCTGTTCCTCACACAGTCTGCCTCTGGTCCCCACGCCTCCCTCGCTTCCTGGAGTGGAGTTCCCGATGTGGGTGTAGTCAGCGACATCCTCTTCTGGATCCTGAAGGAGCACGGGAAGACCGCAGAGCGGGCCTCTGATCTCACGCGGATCCACTTCCACACCCTGGCTTATCATATCCTTGTCACAGTGGATGGGTACTGGGGCAACCAGGTTGCggctgtggctgcaggagctAGAGCAGCAGGGACTCAGGCCTGCGCCACTGAAACCATCGATACCAGCAAAGTCTTTCTGAAAGCTCCTTTGGAGTTTGTGACCTCCCAGATAGAGGCACCTTCCAAAATCTCTTTGAATCCAGATGAGCCAGTGGTGCATTGGCACAGAGAAGGCATTTCGTTCCATTTCACTCCCGTTCTGGTGTGTAAAGATCCTGTCCGGACCGTGGGACTCGGGGATGCCATTTCAGCCGAAGGACTGCTATATTCAGAAGTATATCCTCAATAG
- the ADPGK gene encoding ADP-dependent glucokinase isoform X2, producing the protein MWQRSVCVGLLALALGYLCLLGPELPPSALRHLSASLLGGLRRARSLEGRMVAAWQAAIVRPARGWARVAVGVNACVDVVLSGVKLLEALGLEPGDGKNHAVLNSRQDLKEAFAYFMEKGAAAERFFSNTESFHHIARTASEYPGAQLYVGGNAALIGQKLATNPDLKILLCGPVGPKLHELLDDNVIVPPESMQERDEFHLILEYQAGEEWGQVRAPNANRFIFSHDLSNGALNMLEVFVSSLDEFQPDLVVLSGLHMMEGQSKEMRQRRLMEAVASISDIPTDIPIHLELASMTDQDFMSNIMHQVFPLVNSIGLNEQELLFLTQSASGPHASLASWSGVPDVGVVSDILFWILKEHGKTAERASDLTRIHFHTLAYHILVTVDGYWGNQVAAVAAGARAAGTQACATETIDTSKVFLKAPLEFVTSQIEAPSKISLNPDEPVVHWHREGISFHFTPVLVCKDPVRTVGLGDAISAEGLLYSEVYPQ; encoded by the exons ATGTGGCAGAGGTCGGTGTGTGTGGGCCTACTGGCCCTGGCGCTGGGCTACCTGTGCCTCCTGGGCCCCGAGCTGCCCCCCTCAGCGCTGCGGCACCTCTCCGCCtcgctgctgggggggctgcgccGCGCCCGCTCCCTGGAGGGCCGCATGGTGGCGGCCTGGCAGGCGGCTATCGTCCGCCCGGCGCGCGGCTGGGCGCGCGTCGCCGTCGG cGTCAATGCCTGTGTAGACGTGGTTCTGTCTGGTGTGAAGCTGTTAGAGGCGCTCGGTCTTGAACCTGGGGATGGAAAAAATCATGCCGTCCTGAACTCCAGACAGGACCTGAAAGAAGCATTTGCTTACTTCATGGAAAAAGGGGCAGCTGCCGAGCGCTTCTTCAGCAACACAGAGTCTTTCCATCACATTGCACGGACAGCCTCTGAGTACCCAGGTGCACAG CTTTACGTAGGAGGAAATGCTGCTCTCATCGGTCAGAAGCTTGCAACAAATCCAGATCTGAAG aTCCTCCTTTGTGGCCCAGTTGGTCCTAAACTCCATGAACTACTTGATGACAATGTGATTGTACCACCTGAATCCATGCAGGAAAGAGATGAATTCCATCTTATCTTGGAGTATCAAGCAG GTGAAGAGTGGGGACAAGTGAGAGCACCCAATGCCAATCGCTTCATCTTCTCCCATGACCTGTCAAATGGCGCCTTAAATATGCTGGAAGTGTTTGTGTCCAGCTTGGATGAATTTCAGCCAGATCTTGTTGTGCTTTCAGGACTTCACATGATGGAAGGGCAGAGCAAGGAGATGCGACAGAGACGACTTATGGAG GCTGTGGCCTCCATCTCCGACATCCCTACTGACATTCCCATACACCTGGAGTTGGCCAGTATGACTGATCAAGATTTTATGAGCAACATTATGCATCAG GTCTTTCCCCTGGTGAACTCCATTGGGCTGAACGAACAGGAGCTGCTGTTCCTCACACAGTCTGCCTCTGGTCCCCACGCCTCCCTCGCTTCCTGGAGTGGAGTTCCCGATGTGGGTGTAGTCAGCGACATCCTCTTCTGGATCCTGAAGGAGCACGGGAAGACCGCAGAGCGGGCCTCTGATCTCACGCGGATCCACTTCCACACCCTGGCTTATCATATCCTTGTCACAGTGGATGGGTACTGGGGCAACCAGGTTGCggctgtggctgcaggagctAGAGCAGCAGGGACTCAGGCCTGCGCCACTGAAACCATCGATACCAGCAAAGTCTTTCTGAAAGCTCCTTTGGAGTTTGTGACCTCCCAGATAGAGGCACCTTCCAAAATCTCTTTGAATCCAGATGAGCCAGTGGTGCATTGGCACAGAGAAGGCATTTCGTTCCATTTCACTCCCGTTCTGGTGTGTAAAGATCCTGTCCGGACCGTGGGACTCGGGGATGCCATTTCAGCCGAAGGACTGCTATATTCAGAAGTATATCCTCAATAG